In Alnus glutinosa chromosome 7, dhAlnGlut1.1, whole genome shotgun sequence, the sequence GGAGATTTGAGTGCCATTACTGCTGTCGAAACTTCCCTACCTCTCAAGCCTTAGGCGGTCACCAAAACGCACACAAAAGGGAACGCCAGCATGCAAAACGCGCGCACCTACAGTCGGCCATGGTGCATAGTAGCCTCTCCGATGCGCACGTGTATGGGCTTATGAATTACCGGCTCGGCTCGGCTCCACTGCCGGCTATGAGTTATCCATCGTGGAACACTAGTAGTTCTTCTTCTAACGGCGCCATTGCTGGTAATGGTAGGTATTATGGAAGCCAGAGCTCTTTCTCTCAGCCTGCGCCTATAAACGGGAGTCCTTTGGCCTTGTGGCGAATCCCTGCCGTCCAGAGTACTAACCCTACTTTTGATCGTGACCGTTCGTTGCACCCCTTGCCGTTGTTTTCCGGCGATGAGTTAAAGCCCAGCTCGCAGGTCGGTGGGTCTAGTACTTCTCAAAGCAGGTATGTTTACGAAGCGAAGACTAGCGTGCAAGACCATGTGAGTTTGGATCTTCATCTCTAGCTAGTACTTGTAATTCGACTACATCGTAATTAAAGAAGAACTTGAGATTAGATCGAGCTGAGCTGGGAATCTTTTGATGTGCAAATGAGGCAATTCTGAGGAAGCCCATTactattttctatatattaaCATCGATCGTAATTTTAGTATGCATGATTTAATATGTACATGAAATGATTTGAATGTGAGACAGCATGTTCTTCATGTTAAGACTCTTTGACCCTTAGTTTTCGATTTGTAAGGCATCTTTCTTTAGGTTAGAacactttttcttgtttttgaaaGCAGAAAACTACATAGTTTCGAATCTCTCAAGGAAGCCAAGTGTTTTCAAAATGCTAACTGGGAGAATTTACCGCTTGCAATTTCTTGTTAAAATTCATTGAATCTTGAAAGGAACACATGGTAAAAACTGTGCAGTGCAATCTCTATTTCTGCCTTCTGAGTATTTCACACGTGTGAGGAATATATGGTGTCTGTTGGGTGGGCATGAAGTCTGTCTGTACACACGTGTGCGTAGATCTATATATCTTGTCTAGACAGGTGGAGTGAAGAGGGAGGTGGGATTTGTTTCAGTGAAGCAGCAGAGAGATATATAAGAAAGATCAGGTGATAATTAAAGCTTATTTATGCAGAGAGATCGATAATGTGATGTTTTCCATGGCATCAGCGGGGTCGATCGCCCATTGCTTGCCAATGTTCAAAATTAATGCATATATTATTCTACTTTTACTATTCACGAATTTCTGAGCAAGGATGTGTCTGCGCGtccgtgtgtgtgtgagagatcgagagagagatcgagagagagagagagagagagagagatcgatctGTTTATATGTGTGTCTGGTTGTTCATACTCCAGCCATGAAACCTAGGGCAGACGAACGGTCACGATATTATATATTCTCTTTAAATATGTtagaacataaattaaatagttaattttttttaatattttgaataCGTATGATTTAATATTGTATCAGGGTAAAAGTCATGGTTAAAATCTGACTCTACAATTcactcaatttcaattaaatattttacgtgtcaAACTTCACTCGTTAAAACAGATAGAGATTTCATAGTAGCTTATAATGCTCCATCCTATTCGGATCATATGGGGTTGAGGATGTTGAGACCTGGGTTGTAAAGCACAAATTAAAGTTGAAAATAAATGGTAACTGCGATGTGAGAATAAGACGACACAACATGTTGGAGTAGTGGAATGAAAATGAGAtcattcaaaaacaaaaaataaaaggtgatGACTTGAGTGATTACTAAAAGTTGATGAGGGTCTACACGTAGGAACGCATGGGCCACGTCTCTGTGGCTGTGTCTAAATATAACACAAATTTTCAAGATTCAGAGGCAGCTAGCAGTCCAACGCTTTCATTGCTTTGAAATGGCAAAACCAACCCCTCCGAAAAGGATGTGTCCTTCTTTGCCCTCTAAAAGACACGAACATAGGAACATGGTAGTTTGCTAGACTGCCATCTTTTTGTACCTTGCTTTTATTAtgtctcagagagagagagagagagagatttgaagTGATTAGTTTTAGGTGAGTGGAGCTATGAAATTTAGAGATTCTACTCTAGAGAAGAAGAGGGCATTCTCTTGTTGGAAACACTTAGGCGATACTTAGTACTGATGGATCTGTCCACTTTTTTAATCTGCATGTCTATTATTGTGGTAGCAGAAGTGGTCAGAGTTTTAGACAATAATTGAAACGACTCAATGAATACCTTTCAGAATACGGAGAAAGCACTCATTTAATTATGAAGAGTCTACAACTTTGTTATTGACTTGATTTATTTGTGGATGAGTTTAATTTGTCTTAACAGTCTTAATTTCTATTAAGGAAATCGATCTGCTCTATAGATTGCTTCAATTCCCTGATCTTTTTGTTTGTTAAGGAGCAACATGAAAGGAATTTCATGTTTCCCAACATGGATTTCGTCACAGGAAAGTAACAAAGAGAAGAACAATTTCCAGGTGAACATGGTAGAGCTAGCAGGTACGGAAATTGCATGAATTGAATAAAAAAGTCCATGAAGTTTAACTCAGAAATCATAATGTTGTTCCGATTCAAAGTGCCTTTATGAATAGCTACTTGAAGCAAAATGAACCTATTTCTGCAATATTAATGCAGTTTTATTTGTTGTTAATTTCTTCGAAATTCAAATAGctgttacatatatatatatatatatatatgggttttcTTAGTTGagtcactatatatatagtcattctcgaaaacaaataaataacatgTCATTCCAATGAGTACCATTAATTTCCAAGTATTATTTCATCCATCATTTCAATTAAGCTGCTAATTCAGTTGCAGCGAAACAAAACTCATGCATGTCATCACGTTAAGCCATTCATGTAGTAGATTAGTCATAGGAATATTTGCCTTAATTCGTTGTCATTTATTGTACCTAACATAATTTGAGGCATATTGAAATACGTCCACCATTAATTAGAAAACATCATATTTAAACCTGGCATTACCCAAAGTTGAAATAATGATATCTACATGTTTCCCTACGTACGCTAATTAATAACAGACAATTAATGTATAATTTGGACTTTTTAAGAATTGATCGAACAAAAGGTGTATGTTTCGTGAAGCAGACATCGTCTCAAGAAAGCCCACGACAATTTATAGTAACTTCTAGCATATGTTGTAGTAATGTGATTAAACAGCTAGATACTAATTACGAATAGGAGGTTTAATTTGGGGTCACCTCAGCATTTAGATCAATGggcaatttttgttttaattcaaAAACTAGCTAGCAAAGAGTTAGATGGataattaatttgtttctaAACCAAATTCAGGAACTCTCTCTCCACAGCTTTTATCTAGATAAGCCCATGAACGAGGATTTCCCATTTGGTGAGCCAAAATATGAATGAAGGGTCaagtctaattttaataaaactctGTTGGGgggtttttttgaatttgaatccGAGTTATTGATGGGTCGGGGAGTCAAACCCAGCACTAATGCTAATCTGACGGATCAATGGCTACCGAGGTGATCACCACGcttgcaaaaaaagaaaaaagaaaacgagGGGCATAAGTTTTTGCAGTTAAACATGAGGGAATCCATATGGGTGAGAAatatatagataaataaaaggcgctcaaattaaaccaaaatattTTGGTTAAATGGAAAAATCGCTCACTCTCAAACTATTGTTGGTTCCAAAGAGGAGAATTTCAACGATTGAATCGAGACCTCTATGTTAAACCAGTTGACAATACAGTACATCCCTCACCAAACTCAGCTCGTACTGACCACACTTTACACTCCAATTCTGCTGCACAAGACTCCATACTCACTGCCTAAGACATGCTGTCAAGACTGCCCAAGTTTTGATCCTCAAGCTTCATCTTGCAGAGTTGCAGATGCCCATACTGTTCAGATCTGTACAAGTCCACCAATACCAAGACATGCCATACTGTTCAGATTTCCCATACTGTTTTACTGACTTACGGTAGCAGGGATAGGTGCACCTTCCCCTGTATTTTGTAGACTACACTTTTTATTCTTAAACTTGTTGTATATAAAGGTGACAAACACCTCtgcagaaaattaatgaaagagcTTCCAATTTCATTCAAACTTTTTCCTCTATATTTTCAAacttctttcatggtatcagagcattagAAGGCCAACGCCATCCCAAGATCCTCTCTTCACTCAAATTCTCTTCAATGGATTCAGCAGATTCCTCAGCAAATTCTCCCACTCCCTTAGCTGTCTTCTTTCCCAACTTCACTCAACCAATCTCCTTGAAATTAGAAGGACCAAACTACATCTCATGGCTGTCTCGTGTTGTCCCTGTCATTCGGAGCAATGACCTTATGGGATTTATTGATGGAGAGGAAACTTGCCCTCCACAACTTCTGTCTGATGAAAATGGACAGAATGTCTCTAATCCAAATTATACCTTATGGATTAGGAAGGACCAGTTTTTGCTAAGCTGGATCATCTCTACACTCTCTGAGAAGGTGTTATCCCAAGTCTATGGCTTGGATACCTCCAGACTAATTTGGGTTGCTCTGCAAAACAAATTTGCTTCACAGTCACAGTCTCGTATCTCTCATATCAAGCGACAACTTCAATGCTTGCGCCAAGACTCCAAGACATGCTCAGAATACATCACTGATGCAAAATCTTTGGCTGACCAACTTGCTGTTATCGGCAAACcaattgatgatgatgatctcaTCAACTTTATTATGAGTGGACTCAACCCCACCTTCAATGCTTTTATCACTACCTTCACACTTTTACTCTCTCGAGACAAGACTTACTTTGATGATTTTCAAAATGAGCTTCTTAGCCATGAAATGTTGCTGAATCAGCAACAGCTTGCAGCCCCTGACACTTCTACTTTTGCTCTATTTTCTCACAAACCAGGTACTCCCAAGTCAGGCACTCGACAGCAGCACTTCCTCAAGCCCAAGCAACAATTTCAAAGGTATCCTTCCAGAGGCCCGTCACAGCCTCCTAATGGTGGATCTTTTCAACATCACAGGGGAACATCACCTCAGTACAAAGGCCCCTACCAGTCCTCAAATGGTTTCTCTTCTAAACCATTCTCAAATTTGACACAACCTCAGCAACACTCTGCTCCAAATCAACCTGCCAACAAACCTCTTCTTCGTGCTCCTTGTCAGATATGTGGGAAAATTAGTCATCAAGCTTTTGATTGTTACCACCGCATGGACCATGCATACCAAGGCCGACATCCTCCCTCACAACTAGCTGCTATGATAGCTCAGAACACCAACTTTGATGACTCGGAGTGGTTTGCTGACAGTGGGGCAAATGCTCACATCACTAATGACCTGGAAACTCTCAGCATCCAGCAACCATTCGAAGGTACAGAGACTGTAGCTGTCGGCAATGAATCAGGCCTTACCATCAACAACTCTGGTTCAACTCTTGTTCACACCTCTAAATCTGTCTTTAAATTAAACAATGTTCTTCATTGTCCAAAAGCTTCTGCTCAACTCTTGTCCATTCAACGTTTTTGCAAAGACATTGACtgcttttttattctttctgaTTCTCATTTTTTTGTGAAGGACAAACGCACCAAGGCAATCCTCCTGGCGGGCAAGAGTGAGAATGGTCTCTACCCTTTGCGCTTCAAAAGAAGTTCTCTCAAAGCACAACATGCTGCAGTGGCCTTGATAGGAATTAGAACATCTCATTTAATCTGGCATTATAGATTAGGACACCCTGCTACTGATATTGTATCACGGGTTGTTAAATCTTCTCATCTTCCAGTTATCTCCTCAGCATCTAATGAAATGTTAGTTTGTGAATCCTGTCAATTGGGCAAAAGCAAACATTTACCATTTTCTGCCTAAAACCGACGCACAAACACTCCATTACATCTTATCCATACAGATATTTGGACCTCACCGGCAATCTCAATCAGTGGATACAAATACTATGTAAtctttgtggatgatttctctagATTTTCATGGCTTTATCCATTGCACACCAAATCTGATGTTTATGATTGTTTTGTAAAATTCAAACTTCTTgttgaaaatcaattttcttcCTCCATCAAGCAACTTCAATCAGATGGTGGGGGAGAATTCATGTCTCATCGCTTCCAAACCTTCCTTGCTAACAATGGAATTGCTCT encodes:
- the LOC133873771 gene encoding zinc finger protein 8, with product MTSAMDKAERETHDFMNVESFSQLPFIRPAPVKEKGIRLFGIEFGCGDNNHGGGAADESESAETNACEDVAKESNENGESNRRFECHYCCRNFPTSQALGGHQNAHKRERQHAKRAHLQSAMVHSSLSDAHVYGLMNYRLGSAPLPAMSYPSWNTSSSSSNGAIAGNGRYYGSQSSFSQPAPINGSPLALWRIPAVQSTNPTFDRDRSLHPLPLFSGDELKPSSQVGGSSTSQSRYVYEAKTSVQDHVSLDLHL